Part of the Deltaproteobacteria bacterium genome, TTATCGAGTACCGAGCGAAGTGCCACGAGAGCATCTTCCATGGTGTGACCGGAGCGTCGTCTTTGCATCAAAGCATCCGCAAATTCACAAAGTGCTGGTTCCACATCACAGTGGCTCAACAAGTGAATGGAGCGCTCCATCAGTGAATCTTGAAGTTCATTGTAGTTCGTAACGTTGCCGTTATGAGCCATCAGCACTCCAGGCTGCCTATAGAAAAACGGCTGAGCGTCTTCTAGCTTGCCTTTACCGATGGTCGGGTAACGCACGTGTCCAACACCAATGGGTCCATCGAGCGCCTGTACAGCAGACTCGTCAAGAGCCTGAACCACCGTGCCTAGGCCACGACGTACATGGAACCGACTACCGTCCGCCTCCATTGTCGCAGCACCAGCGGAGTCCTGCCCACGATGCTGAATCGCCTGCAACGCCAAATGAATTTCTGAGCCAACCCCCGTGGGGGAAACCATTCCTACAAAGCCACACATGATGCACCTGTTATCAAAAGGACCCAGACTGTCAAAGGTACCAATTACATGCATTGGACAAGAGATTCCGTACGAGATCGCCTTGACGCAGTGTTTCACCTGATTATTGTAGGTTCTATGAGTCTCATAGGTAATATTCTTTGGTGGATTTTTGGCGGCCTGCTCTCGTCCCTCGGCTACTTCTTGGGCGGCATCTTACTTTGTCTAACGATTGTGGGCATTCCTTTCGGGATGCAGTCATTTAGGCAAGCTGCGGCTGTCCTGGCGCCATTTGGTAAAGACGTTGTCCCGATAGAAAAAGAGTCGGGCCCCCTTTATCTGATTTTCAACATTCTCTGGATCTTGCTCTTTGGCTGGGAGATTGCCCTTGCCCATCTGGCCTCCGCCGCGGTTTGCGCGGTGACCATCATCGGTATTCCCTTTGCGCTGCAGCACCTAAAACTCATCATGGTCGCTCTTTTTCCCTTTGGAATGGGCCTTAAAGAACCCTAACCACCTGTAATTACTTGATTCACCGAAATTTCGGCTCTTAACTGAAAAAAATAAGCACCAACGGCAAATGCCTCCCGATAATGACTGCACAACATCGGAGAAACATTATGTCCAACGCAATTGATGCACGCCTAACAACAGCCCTGACCCAGTTCACTTCAGACACTGACAACACCCCGGGTGTAGTTGATCTTCAAGAAGCAAAGAGCCTTCTCAGCGATGCGAATGCTATCAATTCCGAAAACTCATGGTTCTTCGGACTCTGGAAATCTGACAAAGGTGAAAAAGACCTCGGCAAACTCCTCTCAGCCAATGGCGCCAAATTTGATCCACTCGCCAAGAGCATGGTCGATGAGTTTGTGAAAACTGGCAAAGCAACCGACAACCGGCTCGTTGACCAATTTCAAAGCTTCACTGCCGCTGGTGCTCGCTCTCCAGGAGTGATTGACCAAGCCGAAGCCCTTCAAATGATCAAAACTGCGAAGACCATCAACGACGAAGGCAACTGGTTTTTTGGATTGTTCAAAGGCACTCAAGGCAACAAAGACCTAACGCACATGCTGAGCACACTCGATGCAAAGTTTGAGGGTGATGCGAAAAAAGTCGCCAGCGAATTCATTCAAACAGGGCGCGTTACCGGGCTTGTAGCAGAATGGAAAAGCGCAAAGCCAACTTGGCACTGCCACTGGTTCCCAATGAAAGAAACCAAAGCAAATGGCGGCGACACTACAAATAACCTCTTTGCGCCCAACGGATCACTCGACAAATACGACAAAGCATTTGGCACGAAGAGTCGCCAACACGAATTGGACAACAACTTCCGTCCCCATGACTCAGAAGCAAAAGATGCCAGCTGGGCCGGGCACTGCAACTACTCAGCAGAAGTTGCAGCCATGCTCGACGAGCCGAAGAAATCAGTAACGTACAAAGGACAAACGTTTACGCCGCGAGATATCGAGGGACTCCTGGTAAAAGTTAGCAGCAGCCTTGCCAGCCGCTTCGATTTCGAAGGCAATCGCTACAACAGTGAAAGCGATGACGTCCGCGACCCGAAGCCCCACGATTTCCTGGAAAAAGTACTCAAAGGATGGGGAAGCGAAAACTCAAACCCAATCCCATTTGTTTTGGACATCGATCGTGAAGAAGCTGTTTGGAACTACCCCTATGACCAGGGCAAAGTTTACGCCTCAACCGACGCACCTAATGGTGTTGACGTAAGCGAAGTACCGGATAGCGATGGCGTCACGTATTACCGTGCCGAGGTCAAAGGAACTGGTTTTGAAGGCCAGGCTCGAAGTTATCAATTCTGGGTTGATTACGACAAAGATGGTTCTGTGAATGCTAGCGGCTGGCTTGAGGGCAGCGATAAAAAGGTAAACCCTGATTTCGCGTGGCGTCCACATCCAGTTGGCGATTTAACTCAGAAGAAAAACTGGGTGAGTCGTCCACATCGTCAGAACAACCCAGAAGTTCGTGCTGAGGATGTTTACGAAATCTACATTCGCTCAATCAGCTAATAAGAAGAATGATTAGCGTCTGCGAGAAAGGCTGTGAGCGTCCATTGGCGCTCCGCCTGAACGCTGAACCAAGAGTACAATCAGCACGGGGATAAAAAGCATAATCCAAAAGAAAACCAGCTTAATTTTCGTGTTGTCTAAGGCAACAGCCAAATACAAATCTCTTAGACCTTCAGTTTGAATCGGTGTGGACCACACATCTCGGCTTACACCAGCAACCTTCTGAGTGGAAGGAAGCGCTTCAAGCTTCGTGTTGGCTACATCGGCCAGCGAGGCTGATACCACCTTGTCGCCTTTAACAATCAAAACATCCACACCACTTAAATCACGTAAGAGACCAGCCATCCCGTCGTTTAGAGTATAACCAACGGTCACCGCTCCAACGAAGCGAGCCTTTTCAGTCTCATGGTAAATCGGCGACGTTGTCTGAATAACAAAACCAGACTCACCTCGCTCCACTCTAGACACGGTCTTACCCTGAGCAGCATATTGAAACGCGGGACTATCACCGCCAGCAATATTAAATTTATCCGGTGCATGCGCTTGAGCTAAAATAACGCCGTCGCGGTTTTGGACAGTTATCTCATCGACCTTTAATTCTTTTAATACAGATGTTCCGTAATCAAGGACCATGCCCGTATTGTTAAACCAAGCACCGCGCTGAACAACGGCGTTATCTGCCATCATTCGCGAATAGGAGTAGGTTTGCTGCTGAACATGTGAAAAGGCAGTCGAGGCATGCTGAAGTGCTTCTCGGTTTTTATCATCCAGAGAAGTGTAAAGCTGCACACCCATGACCATCAACGCAAGACTCATCACCATGGCAACAAAGGTCACCACAACCTGAAGAGGACGCGTCGCTTGATTTTGTCCTTCACTTTGCATGCATCATTCTCCCTTAACCAATGAATGATTGTACTGCTTCAAAACGTCTCTGATTAGACCGACACCCTTATAAAAATCTGGGCCTTCAATCTTAAAGCCAGAATAGAGATATCCTCCACCGAGCGCAGGTTGACCTGCTTTGGTTTCAGTCTCAAGTGTGGCCCCTATCAATGCAGCGCGGACCGCAGCTGCCACTTCTTTTTTCACAGCAGACGCGGCTACCCACGCTTCTCTTGGAATTCGTCCAGTTTCAGTGATGACCTTAAACTTCCCGCCATTTTCTTTAGCTTTGAGTAACGTAGCATCCCACACTGCACCGGCGTAAACTTGACCGTTCGCCACTGCTGACACCACTCTGTCGTGACTGCCGAGGTAAAAGACGGATTTAAAATCTTTGTTTGGCTTAATACCGGCCTCTAAAAACATCGCCATCGGATACTGAAACCCACTTGATGAACCTTTATCAACAAAAGCAAACGGCTGACCTTTAAGTGACTCAAGTGTTGCGTCTTGGTTATCCGCATGTGTGAAGATGTAGCCACGGTAAAAACTATCCCGGCTGCTATCTTCGCCGGCCACCACGGTGGCGATGTAGGTGGTATTCGCATTTGGCTCATTGAGAATATCGGCGTAAGCGGCAGCCGACAAAATCGCTACATCAATATGACCCGCCAAAAGGTCAGACTTTAGGCTGTCGTAATTCGGAGAAATATTCAGCACACAATCAAAGCCGGTCGATTCTTCGAGCCAATTCAAAATAGGTTCAAAGTCTTTTGACTGGGTCGCACGCGTGAGCCACGGACCCACTCCGATATTCACAATGGCTCGCTGAGGATCGATGGTAAGCGGAACAGGATCGCTGGTTTGCCAGACCCGTTCTCCCAACGGCGTAGAAATCCCGCTCTCAGCATGGGCGCTTTCAAAGGTACAGCCGCCCATTGCGATGGACCAACTACAGATTGTTACCAGTATTGCAGCGCGAAGCATCAAGAGGCTCCCTTCCCGCTGAAAATCGTACCCTAAAACCAAATGGCAAGCGAGAAGGAGCTTATGGAAGCCCATAGAGACCTTCACTCGGCCCTAAAGCGTCGAAAGTCTCTAAAATACATAAGGAATTGAGGGTTTTAAAGGAGCCTGAAACTACTCTAGATTCAGCCTGACTCTCTGAGTAGATCCAGCTACTTGACTGAGCTGCTCGTAAAACAAGCCGCCCCTCAGTGTCTTCAGGCGTTTGGTATTCACAACCTTGAGTTCACACTCGCCCGGCCACCCCGCCTCGCCTTGTTCCAGCGCAGCATGCAGAGCCTTTACCGAACGGCCAAACACACCTGCTCCCAGGGGCTGAGTTGCGGCTAGGTATAGATCCCAAAAATCACCTTCGGTCAGGACCACCTGACAGTCGAGTTTTATTGTCTTCATGACGGCTATTCTCTCCATCCAAAGCTCTGTGTAAGCAGCCTCAAGATTGGCGGGCAAATGCCACAAAGATGCATTGGAGCAAAGATACCTGTGGCGGTTTTAGGCAAGAATTGATCGCTTTTTAAGACGCCAAAGTACATTGCCGTAAAACATGGCCATCACACGTGTGTATTTCTAAAGCTTCTCCAGGCGATAAAAAAACACGATATAAACCGGACACTTACAAAGAATGACGAATAGGTGGGCCCAAGACCCTGGAAAGCTTCTTACCAGAGGTCTAGATTGGAACGTGTTCTAAAAGAGACTGGGACGGTCGCCTAGGAGGGGACTGATTATGAAGTTCGCACTGAACGATGAACAAGAGGCGCTTGCTGAGAGTGCCAAACGCTTCTTACAAGAAAAAGCGGGCTGTGAAGCAGCTTTGCAAGTGATGGAAACTGAGCAAGGCTTTGATGAAGCAGTTTGGGATACTATGGCCTCAGAGCTTGGCTGGACTGCGCTTACCATTCCCGAAGCTTATGGCGGTTATGGGCTCGGTTACACCGATCTGATTCCCCTTCTGGAAGCGATGGGTCGCCACATGCTCTGCTCGCCATTTTTCTCCAGCATCTGCATGGGCGCAAATTCTATTTTGGAAGCAGGGACTGAAGAGCAAAAAGCGAAATGGCTTCCAGAAATAGCTGCAGGAACAAGCCGTGCCACCCTCGCCTTCACGGAGGCCGGTGGTACATGGTGCGCCGATGATATCCAAGCAACCTACACACGCACCGATGAAGGCTTCGTCATCAATGGAACGAAGCATTACGTACTCGATGGACACACCGCGCACCTCATCATTATAGCCGCTCGGGCGGAGGGTTCGACGGGTGAAAAAGGTATCAGCCTCTTTGTGATGGATCCCGCGTCTCAAGGCCTTTCGATTTGCGCCATCAAGAATCTCGACCAAACCCGTAAACAAGCCAATATTACTTTAGACAACACTCCTCTCGCCCTTTCAGCACAGCTTGGCGGTCAAGATCTTGATTGGTCTATTGTCCAGCGGATTTTAGACCTTGCGGGCGTGGCTTTAAGCCTCGAACAAGTTGGGTGTGCAGAACGCTGCCTGCAGACGGCAGTGGATTACGCGAAGATTCGAACGCAATTCAATCGTCCTATTGGCTCCTTTCAGGCCATCAAACACAAGTGCGCCGATATGCTCGTCTTGGTTGAGTCGGCTCGGTCGGCTGCCTGGTACGCGGCTTGGAGTGCTACACAATCTGAAGCTCTTGCAGACGCCGCCAGCCAAGCACAAAGCTACTGCTCCGATGCACTCTACAGCTGCGCTGCCGAGAGCATTCAGATTCATGGCGGTATTGGCTTTACTTGGGAACACGAAGCTCACCTTTATTTCAAGCGAGCGCAAAGTTCGAAAGTGCTATTGGGTACGCCTGAAACGCACCGCGAGCGCATCGCTCAGATGTTGGAGCTATAAGCATGGATCTCCAATTCTCAAAAGAAGACGAAGCATTTCGCGAAGAAGTTCGCACCTGGCTTGAAGACAACCTCCTGGGTGAATTCGCCCAGCTCAAAGGCCGCGGCGGCCCGGGAGACGAGGATGAGCTTATTGCTGAACGGCGTGCCTGGGAAAAACGCCTGGGCGAAGCTGGCTGGGCCTGTGTTGCCTGGCCTAAAGAGCACGGCGGTAAAAGCGCTACTCTCAACCAAGAGGTTATCTTCAACGAAGAATATGCCCGCTCCAAGGCTCCAGGCCGCCTAGGGCATATCGGCACAGAGCTCTTGGGTCCTACGCTGATTCACTTTGGTAACGAAGAACAAAAAAAGCGGTTCTTGCCGGGCATCGTGGATGCCAGTGAACTTTGGTGCCAGGGCTACTCTGAGCCCAATGCAGGTTCTGACCTCGCCAATGTTCAAACTCAGGCCGTTCTCGACGGCGATGAATGGGTTATCAACGGTCAAAAAATTTGGACCAGTCATGCTCATGTGGCTCAGTGGTGCTTTGTGCTTTGCCGAACCGACACTGATGCTCCCAAACACAAAGGCATCTCCTACATCCTGGTTCCCATGAACCAAGAAGGCGTGGAGTATCGACCCATTCGTCAGATGACGGGAAACTCTGAGTTCAGTGAAGTATTCTTCACCGATGCGCGAACGCCCAAAGAAAACGTCGTGGGCGGAATCAACGCAGGCTGGAAAGTTGCCATGGGTACCC contains:
- a CDS encoding YccF domain-containing protein codes for the protein MSLIGNILWWIFGGLLSSLGYFLGGILLCLTIVGIPFGMQSFRQAAAVLAPFGKDVVPIEKESGPLYLIFNILWILLFGWEIALAHLASAAVCAVTIIGIPFALQHLKLIMVALFPFGMGLKEP
- the phnD gene encoding phosphate/phosphite/phosphonate ABC transporter substrate-binding protein, with protein sequence MLRAAILVTICSWSIAMGGCTFESAHAESGISTPLGERVWQTSDPVPLTIDPQRAIVNIGVGPWLTRATQSKDFEPILNWLEESTGFDCVLNISPNYDSLKSDLLAGHIDVAILSAAAYADILNEPNANTTYIATVVAGEDSSRDSFYRGYIFTHADNQDATLESLKGQPFAFVDKGSSSGFQYPMAMFLEAGIKPNKDFKSVFYLGSHDRVVSAVANGQVYAGAVWDATLLKAKENGGKFKVITETGRIPREAWVAASAVKKEVAAAVRAALIGATLETETKAGQPALGGGYLYSGFKIEGPDFYKGVGLIRDVLKQYNHSLVKGE
- a CDS encoding acyl-CoA/acyl-ACP dehydrogenase, which encodes MKFALNDEQEALAESAKRFLQEKAGCEAALQVMETEQGFDEAVWDTMASELGWTALTIPEAYGGYGLGYTDLIPLLEAMGRHMLCSPFFSSICMGANSILEAGTEEQKAKWLPEIAAGTSRATLAFTEAGGTWCADDIQATYTRTDEGFVINGTKHYVLDGHTAHLIIIAARAEGSTGEKGISLFVMDPASQGLSICAIKNLDQTRKQANITLDNTPLALSAQLGGQDLDWSIVQRILDLAGVALSLEQVGCAERCLQTAVDYAKIRTQFNRPIGSFQAIKHKCADMLVLVESARSAAWYAAWSATQSEALADAASQAQSYCSDALYSCAAESIQIHGGIGFTWEHEAHLYFKRAQSSKVLLGTPETHRERIAQMLEL
- a CDS encoding acyl-CoA dehydrogenase, whose translation is MDLQFSKEDEAFREEVRTWLEDNLLGEFAQLKGRGGPGDEDELIAERRAWEKRLGEAGWACVAWPKEHGGKSATLNQEVIFNEEYARSKAPGRLGHIGTELLGPTLIHFGNEEQKKRFLPGIVDASELWCQGYSEPNAGSDLANVQTQAVLDGDEWVINGQKIWTSHAHVAQWCFVLCRTDTDAPKHKGISYILVPMNQEGVEYRPIRQMTGNSEFSEVFFTDARTPKENVVGGINAGWKVAMGTLAFERGASTLGQQLAFNSEMDIILEAAKETGASKDPLIRQKLAALKVELNIMRLNSLRTLSHSETNELGREAMINKLYWSNLHRKMGEVAMEILGQESLVRPETEGYDLHKLQRLFLFSRADTIYAGSNQIQRNIIGERALGLPREPKVSTKT